A region of Caldisericaceae bacterium DNA encodes the following proteins:
- a CDS encoding DUF2892 domain-containing protein, whose product MGAFLLPNENNLDRTIRIIVGLLLIGLSVFANLNGTLKIVFIVIGAIALITGLTGFCLLYKVFNFSTKK is encoded by the coding sequence ATGGGTGCATTTCTTTTACCAAACGAAAACAATCTCGATAGAACCATTAGAATAATAGTTGGACTTCTTTTAATTGGCTTATCAGTTTTTGCAAACCTTAACGGAACTTTGAAAATAGTTTTTATTGTAATAGGAGCAATTGCCTTAATTACAGGCCTTACTGGCTTTTGTCTTCTATACAAAGTGTTTAATTTCTCCACAAAAAAATAG
- the gdhA gene encoding NADP-specific glutamate dehydrogenase — protein MSQIDEVIEKVKTQDKDQPEFVQAVTEVLTTLKPTEEKHPEFVKAKIYERIVEPDRIIIFRVPWEDDEGVVHVNRGFRVQFNNAIGPYKGGLRFHPSVNLGIIKFLGFEQIFKNALTTLPMGGGKGGSDFDPKGKSDREVMRFTYAFMRELYRHIGPDTDVPAGDIGVGAREIGYLFGYYKKIVNEHTGVLTGKGFEYGGSLIRPEATGYGLVYFTSEMLATKGTDFKGKVVSVSGSGNVAQYAVEKVNHLGGKVITLSDSNGTIVDEEGIDLKKLAFVMDLKNVKRGRIKEYIDQYPHAKYFESKSVWDVIRDEGLKVDVALPCATQNEIDGSHASALVQNGVIAVAEGANMPSNLDAINIFKDNKILYGPAKAANAGGVAVSGLEMTQNSIRLQWTREEVDSKLREIMKNIHDVSLQVAEAYGYPGDYLVGANIAGFIKVAKAMLAYGIV, from the coding sequence TGAAAAAGTAAAAACACAAGACAAAGATCAACCAGAATTTGTTCAAGCAGTAACAGAGGTTTTAACAACTTTAAAACCTACCGAAGAAAAGCATCCAGAATTTGTAAAAGCAAAAATTTATGAAAGGATTGTAGAGCCTGATAGGATAATTATCTTTAGAGTTCCATGGGAAGATGATGAAGGAGTTGTTCATGTAAACAGAGGTTTTAGAGTCCAGTTTAACAACGCTATTGGACCTTACAAAGGTGGATTAAGATTTCACCCTTCTGTTAACCTTGGTATCATAAAATTCCTTGGCTTTGAACAGATTTTTAAAAACGCTTTAACAACTCTTCCAATGGGTGGTGGAAAGGGTGGCTCCGATTTTGATCCAAAGGGAAAAAGCGATAGGGAAGTAATGAGATTTACCTATGCATTTATGAGAGAACTCTATAGGCACATTGGTCCAGATACCGATGTTCCTGCTGGTGATATTGGAGTTGGTGCTCGTGAAATTGGATATCTTTTCGGTTACTATAAGAAGATTGTAAATGAGCATACAGGTGTCCTTACTGGAAAAGGGTTTGAATACGGTGGAAGCCTTATAAGGCCAGAAGCAACAGGATATGGACTTGTTTACTTTACTTCTGAGATGCTTGCAACAAAAGGAACGGACTTTAAAGGTAAAGTTGTATCAGTGAGTGGATCTGGAAACGTCGCTCAATATGCAGTAGAAAAGGTTAACCACCTTGGAGGTAAGGTAATTACACTTTCTGATTCAAACGGAACTATTGTAGATGAAGAAGGCATTGATCTAAAGAAACTTGCTTTCGTAATGGATCTTAAAAATGTTAAAAGAGGAAGAATAAAGGAATACATTGATCAGTATCCTCATGCAAAATATTTTGAAAGTAAATCCGTTTGGGATGTAATAAGAGACGAAGGTTTAAAAGTAGATGTTGCTCTTCCTTGTGCTACACAAAATGAGATTGACGGCAGTCACGCAAGTGCACTTGTTCAAAACGGGGTTATCGCAGTTGCAGAAGGTGCAAATATGCCTTCAAATCTTGATGCAATTAATATATTTAAAGATAATAAGATACTCTACGGCCCAGCAAAGGCTGCTAATGCAGGTGGTGTAGCTGTATCCGGTCTTGAAATGACTCAAAATAGTATAAGATTACAGTGGACAAGGGAAGAAGTTGATAGTAAATTAAGAGAGATAATGAAAAACATTCACGATGTTTCACTTCAAGTAGCAGAAGCATATGGTTATCCTGGAGATTACCTTGTTGGAGCAAACATTGCTGGGTTTATAAAGGTAGCTAAAGCAATGCTTGCCTACGGTATCGTATAA